Proteins encoded by one window of Chaetodon trifascialis isolate fChaTrf1 chromosome 15, fChaTrf1.hap1, whole genome shotgun sequence:
- the LOC139344074 gene encoding primary amine oxidase, liver isozyme-like, whose product MVERRMNSLVKWALILFVLVSVILNIILIGIHSSRAPKCTTQRVHSLRGKHEERSLVFADLTREEYLRVQQYMIKQKGLDISTNQITKPSENFLFLIDLSLPKKADVLAYLDAKGAKPVREATVVVFYGAQGYIKEYIVGPLPNPTYHRDVTKERYNMDLPINARTVTIGEYTLLFGFFEIEIFSKLKKLLKESFDVGEDKKLDAFEQMPRGVRSGDRKTWVSFFRNMNGMYIHPVGFEVLVNHESVNASDWRVERLLYNGQYFDTAEELKQKYDAGSVKKIVYKESPDYGSLKPRQKPLQIGPQLFYSEGKRFSVSNNHVLYLDWSFAFGLSSLTGMRVFDVRFKGERIVYELSVQEAMSVYGSVTPGMMLTKFLDSSIGVGRFAHELARGVDCPYEATYVDTYRYIDVPAPVRFRNSICLFEHNMGQPLRRHFSDFFHNSYGGMVNSALVLRTITAIGNYDYMWDFIFYQSGSVEAKVHATGYITSSYLMDGSLKYGHQVADKVLGNIHTHFINFKVDLDVLGVRNVFQTKDMEYVNVSLPWMPDHYAMVPQLVEKQLKTEQEAALRYDTKSPRYLHVASQKTNRWGHQRSYRLQVFTFAGDHLPESQAEERAMSWARYKVAITKHKDLEQTSSSLYSQNNIWTPAVDFSKYIEDNEGIENEDLVAWVTTGFLHIPHSEDIPNTVTVGNGGGVLLRPHNYFDEDPSIHSADGVYIEVGSEHSCDNNRMACLAQETCSPVLEPFTFQGFDGVMKFENWTD is encoded by the exons ATGGTAGAGAGGAGAATGAACTCTCTCGTGAAATGGGCGCTGATCCTCTTTGTCCTCGTCTCCGTCATCCTCAACATCATCCTGATCGGTATCCACTCCAGCAGGGCGCCCAAATGTACCACTCAGCGTGTCCACTCGCTTCGGGGCAAACATGAGGAACGCAGCCTCGTGTTCGCTGACCTCACCCGGGAGGAGTACCTGCGCGTCCAGCAGTACATGATTAAGCAGAAGGGCTTGGACATATCCACCAACCAGATCACCAAGCCATCGGaaaatttcttgtttttaatagACCTATCTCTGCCCAAGAAAGCGGACGTGCTGGCTTACTTGGACGCGAAAGGTGCCAAGCCGGTCAGAGAGGCGACAGTGGTGGTCTTCTACGGCGCGCAAGGCTACATTAAGGAATACATAGTGGGGCCGCTTCCCAACCCAACATACCACAGAGATGTCACAAAGGAGAGGTATAATATGGATCTGCCTATCAATGCGCGCACTGTCACCATCGGGGAATACACCTTGCTTTTCGGGTTTTTTGAGATTGAAATCTTCTCCAAACTGAAGAAGCTCCTGAAAGAGAGCTTCGACGTGGGTGAGGACAAGAAGCTGGACGCGTTTGAGCAGATGCCCCGTGGAGTCCGATCCGGAGACAGGAAGACCTGGGTGTCTTTCTTCAGGAATATGAATGGCATGTATATCCACCCCGTGGGCTTTGAGGTGCTGGTTAACCATGAGAGCGTAAACGCGTCCGACTGGAGAGTGGAGCGGCTGCTTTATAACGGCCAATACTTCGACACCGCAGAAGAACTTAAACAGAAATATGACGCGGGATCTGTCAAGAAGATAGTTTACAAAGAGTCGCCTGACTACGGTTCACTGAAACCCAGACAGAAGCCTCTGCAGATCGGCCCGCAGCTGTTTTACTCCGAGGGGAAGCGCTTCAGCGTCAGCAACAACCACGTCCTGTACCTGGACTGGAGCTTCGCCTTCGGACTCAGCTCTCTCACGGGCATGAGGGTTTTTGATGTGCGTTTCAAGGGCGAGAGGATAGTCTACGAGCTGAGCGTGCAGGAGGCCATGTCAGTGTACGGCTCTGTCACTCCAGGGATGATGCTGACCAAGTTTCTGGATTCAAGCATCGGGGTGGGGCGCTTCGCGCACGAACTGGCCCGTGGCGTGGATTGTCCCTACGAAGCCACCTACGTGGATACATACCGCTACATTGATGTCCCAGCCCCGGTCAGATTTAGGAACTCGATATGTCTCTTTGAGCACAACATGGGTCAGCCCCTGCGGAGGCACTTCTCTGACTTTTTCCACAACAGTTACGGGGGGATGGTGAACAGCGCCCTGGTGCTCAGGACCATCACAGCTATAGGAAACTATGACTACATGTGGGATTTCATCTTCTACCAGAGCGGATCAGTGGAGGCCAAGGTGCACGCCACCGGCTACATCACCTCTTCTTACCTGATGGACGGTAGCCTGAAATACGGACACCAGGTGGCGGATAAGGTGCTGGGGAACATCCACACTCACTTCATCAACTTTAAAGTGGACCTGGATGTGTTGG GGGTGAGGAATGTTTTCCAGACCAAAGACATGGAGTATGTCAATGTGTCACTGCCATGGATGCCTGATCACTACGCTATGGTCCCTCAGCTAGTGGAGAAGCAACTCAAAACAGAACAG GAGGCCGCTCTGCGTTATGACACCAAGAGTCCTCGCTACCTCCACGTTGCCAGCCAAAAAACCAACCGCTGGGGTCACCAGCGCTCCTACAGGCTGCAGGTGTTCACCTTCGCTGGAGATCACCTCCCAGAGAGCCAGGCCGAAGAGAGGGCCATGTCCTGGGCAAG GTATAAGGTTGCTATCACCAAGCATAAGGACTTagagcagaccagcagcagtCTGTACAGTCAAAACAACATCTGGACTCCAGCTGTTGATTTCAGCAAGTATATTGAAGACAACGAAGGCATCGAAAATGAG GACCTGGTTGCCTGGGTGACCACCGGGTTCCTCCACATCCCTCACTCTGAGGACATCCCCAACACAGTAACAGTGGGCAATGGGGGTGGGGTACTCCTGCGGCCCCACAATTACTTTGATGAggacccatccatccactctgCTGATGGGGTGTACATAGAGGTGGGCAGTGAGCACAGCTGTGACAACAACAGAATGGCCTGCCTTGCTCAAGAGACCTGCAGCCCCGTGCTGGAACCCTTCACTTTCCAAGGCTTCGATGGAGTCATGAAGTTTGAAAATTGGACTGATTGA